One part of the Microvirga sp. TS319 genome encodes these proteins:
- a CDS encoding SRPBCC domain-containing protein, which produces MNDASAATHSVIVEREMDHPPERIWRALTQPHLIAEWLMKNDFAPIVGHRFNLRGDWGGVLDCEVLVVEPTRVLSYTWNFTHDDPAFDMKSVVTFTLIPTNRGTHLRMEQSGFRPEQKQAYGGAKTGWRQFFEKLEQVLSRSD; this is translated from the coding sequence ATGAACGACGCATCGGCCGCCACGCACTCCGTCATCGTCGAACGCGAGATGGATCATCCGCCGGAGAGGATCTGGCGCGCACTCACCCAGCCGCATTTGATCGCGGAGTGGCTGATGAAGAATGACTTCGCACCGATCGTCGGACATCGCTTCAATCTTCGCGGGGACTGGGGCGGCGTTCTGGATTGCGAGGTCCTCGTGGTCGAGCCGACCAGAGTGCTGTCCTACACTTGGAATTTCACGCACGACGATCCGGCCTTTGATATGAAAAGCGTGGTGACATTCACCCTCATTCCCACGAACAGGGGAACTCATCTGCGCATGGAGCAGTCGGGTTTTCGGCCGGAACAGAAGCAGGCCTATGGTGGCGCCAAGACCGGTTGGCGGCAATTTTTCGAAAAGCTGGAGCAGGTCTTGTCACGATCTGATTGA